CAATCTTAAGCTCTAGAGGAGGATATCGAGCTTGAAGTCGATACTGCTGTCTATGACGCTATTAGCAGGACTCACGCTCCTTAGCGGCTGCACGAAGCCGAGCTTGGAGGCCCCTTCCGCTATTGAGCCTAATGCTCCGCCTCTTGAGGCCATCGTTGCTCGTACCGATCAGCTATTGGCCTTACTGAATAACGCATACTTGTTCACTTCTGATGCGAAGCTGCTGCTTGAGAAGGAAGCAGAGCTTAAGGAGCTCCGCTTTAATCCTAAATCCCCGCCGAATTATAACGAGGAGGGCGGGGCGACCTCTAATAATTCATACAGCTCCCTTTGTCGCTTAGTAATCTCGCCGAACCGCAGATCGTGACCGGGGCGTTCATAACATTCGATCACATCAAGCTCGTCCAAAAGCCCTTGCATCGTATACCGCTGGAATAATTTCTTCTCCTGCATCTCCTTCTTAATATATGAAAGATAGATTAAGGCTACGAATTCCACAAACAGCTTTCCATCAAGACTACGTTCGGATGATACCTCCATACGACGGAAGTTGAGACGCTCCTTCAAATTCCCGAATGCCTTTTCTATGAGATCCTTGTTTCGATAAACGGCCAGTGCTTCAATCGGATCCTTGATCTCATTGCTTAGCATTGCGAAGTAGCCGTAATTTTTAGCCGCGGCGTCGATCGCCTCCTGTTTAGGCCTTATCACGGCTCCACGCTTTGGCGTGGAGGTTACTTCAAAGTATTTAGCGTAGGCTTTCTCATGAGCGGGATCGCGCTTGCCACTCTCTAGTTCTTGCTTCAAGCGAGTCAGCAAACGACTTAATTTCATGGCGTCTTCGGCTTCTTTCTCCTTATTGAAATACAGATGCAAATACGCCCGGCGCTCCCCCTCTAGCACATCGCCTTTATACGGACGATGTTGTGTATACTTCCACGTGATCGTCCTAGAGCAGGCAAACAAATCGTAATCGGAGTTGAAGTTTTCCCATTTCTGAAGCTGAGTTCTAGCGGTCTCCAGTTCAGATTGTACGTATTTTAGTGAGACCTTAACACCAATCAAAAATTTCAGGTGATGCTGGAACAAGGCATTAATGTTGGCTTCGCTGTAGAAGCCTCGATCCATAACCAGCTTGATTTTCTTGTAGTCTAGGAACTCCATATCAGCAATGAGACTCTTGACGGTCTGAACATCGGAGATGTTTCCAGGCAGCTTCCGATAGTAAAACGGCAGGTTGGACTGTTCACCGAATAATAGCGCCAAGTTCATTTGCGGAATAGGATCATGTTCTTTGTTGACACCATACTTGACTTGATTTAAGCATTCAGAATAGCTCGAAATGGTTGTCGTGTCATAGGCCCAATACTCCGTTTCCGTACGACGTCTACCCTGAAGACGGAAGAATCGCTCTCGCCCTTCCTCTGTAATTGAGGCGAACAATTCGCTGCTTCGCTGAGAAGGTATATCTTTGCCATAGGGATGTTTATGAGTCGATGCCCACTTAGGGAATCGAATGAGTGGATTGTGATCCTCGAGAATCAAATAATAGGCAACGGACAACATCTGATCGTATTGCTCAGGAAAGCACTTCTTCAAATCGGCGGTAATTCCGAGCTTATTGCCAATAGCATCAAGTAGAAATGTGGCGCCTGCATAGTGGCGCTTTGATTCGGTCACAGAAGTGGAATCCGCTTTAGAACTAGATGGTTTGATCGGTTTGTTCAACCGCTTTGAAGGAATGAAAGCCCCTGTTTGAGGGTCCAACTTGCCGATGCAAGTACGACGGCTACGAGATTGCTGCTTATCCTTATCCCAGTAGTTTTCGGATTCGTAAACGTATGTGATACCATTGGTCTTATTCTTCAAATAGACAAGTGCCATGTGATCCCCTCATTCCACGTTATAATTATAACGTGGAATGGATAGATTTAGCAAGAGAAAAATGACGAAACCCCGCGAATTATAAGGGGAATTTACAATTCCACGTTATAATTGCGCGGGGATTTAGGTTTAATCCTTCAGAGGATGCTGCGGCTGTAGTAGAACGATTTATTGTACACAGTGCCAGCATAGATCGGGTCAACGACGCTGGAGAACGACCTTATGATGTAGCGCTGCATGCAAATAACGAAAGGCTGCTCTCTTTATTAAAGTAGCTTCATGTTACCCCTATACCGACCTTTCGCTAAGAAACACCTGTTACGATGCGTAAGGAACCATCTGTACTGCATGGCCTAGAAGCTGAATAACCCCTTTCTCTCTGGCAAGGTAAGGATTCGGCTTCACACCTTAGTTAAGTTTAACAAATAATCTAAATTATTCAAGACACAAGTGAACTGTCCATAGCAAAAAGACTTGCCGCACCCTACTGCGACAAGTCTTAAGTCCCTCCAGCCTCACTCCACCAGCGTTCGCACAATATAGCCCTAGCCGTGCTCAGCACGAGCACGGGCGGGTTACCTCGTGCGCTTCTTCCTCCTAAGCACGCCCCGTCCGGCACAGCCGCAGACGGACTTCCCGTAGTAAGGTGTCGTGCGCAGCTTACGCGCAGCGGCCGGGAAGCGGATCGATTCCATGATGCGGGGCACGTCTTTATTGACCATCTGTCTTAGCAGCTTGATGGCCGCGCCGTACCTCTTGTAATTGTATTCGCCCGTCTTCGGGTCGACGAATTCGCTTGGCAGCTCCTCGGGTGTCTGGCAGGCGAAGAGGCGGCCGTTGCTTACCCCCAGCAGGCTGAGCGGTGATTCGCTGTAGCCCTGCTCGTACCATTGCTCCTCTGTCATTCGGTACACGAGAATGGAGAGCACATTGTCGTAGATCTTGCGGTTGTATCTGAACTTGAAGTGCAGCTCGTACTCCGTTTCGGCTACGCGCTTGCGACGGCTGACGACGCAATGCGTCCGCCACCGAGTCGGGAATCGCAGCGTGAAGCCGTATTTATCATTTTTGTACACCAGCATGGTCGGTTTCCCCAAGTCTCTCAGCTCCTTTCCGGCACATGATGTCATGCGATGAACACCGCCGCTCCTCAAGCAGAAGCTTTCATCGGTTGTTACAGCTTATGCGGAGGCTGGCTTGGCATATGGCTCACTTTTCCAGAAAAGTGTGAATGAAAAAAAGCTCTATACTTGGAAGCATCAGCACCAGTAGGTGAGTGCTTCCGAGCGGAGAGCTTATGAGCAATACTCTATGTAAGGAGTAGCCTAAGCGCCAGTACGGGTCTGCACGTACTCGCGGATGGCCTCCGGGATCATGTGCAGCGACGATAGGGTCAAATACGCGCCCTGAGGCTCCACGTTGACCTCGATCTGGTTGTACGACCATTCGACCTCGGCGGGCATGAAGATCGCATGAATGCCGCACGTCAATGCAGGCATAATGTCGGTGCGCAGCGAGTTGCCGATCATCCACGTGTGGGAGCGGTCTGCCTGCAGGGAGTCGAGCAGCTGGTCGAGGAACTCGATATTTTTATGACGGGTAATATGAATCCGGTTGTTGAAGAAGCGATCCAGCTCCGCCTCCTTCACCTTGCGCATCTGGATCGCTGTATCGCCACCTGTGTACAGATGCAGCTCGTGGCCCTCGGCAGTGAGAGTGGCGAGCGTCTGTTCCATGTACGGATACGGCTCGATGCTGTGACCGTATACCGACGCGCCGAGCTCAAGCAGCCGCAGCCGCTCTTGTTCGCTCTCGGGTCTGCCGGTCAGCGCTGAATAATGCTGGTATGTCAGAAGGAAGGAGCGCGGGAAGTGATCGGGGGAGAAGCCGCTCACCAGCACCTGCTGCAGGTCGAGCTCGGACTGGGTATGCTTGATGTCGGCAGGGGACAGCTTATAGCTGTGGAACCACGCCTCCATCTGGTCTGCGAATTGATCCATGACAAGGTCGAAAAATTTGTTACAATAAATGAGCGTATCGTCCATATCAAACAGTATCGTTTGCTTCATAGGCGTTCTCTCCTGGTCTACACGCAACTATCGCGTTTTTCCTATATTATACACAGTGTGGAGCGGGCACGCATCTCATGCGGTGCTGGTAGGGCTGCGGCAGTGAGCCTTGCGTGCGCTGCTGCAGCGCACGCAAGCATAGGCAGGCAGCTGAGTCGTGAGACGCCGCTGCCTAAGCTGCTGATGCTACTCCGCCATCGCCGCAGTCATTGCGGCTTCCGGTGCCTGCCCGGCGGCCGTGCTCGCCGCTAGCATCGCAGCGCTCTCCGATGCTGTCTCCGAAGGCTGTAGCTGCAGCGCGGACGGCTGCGTCATGAGGCTCTGCCCCTCGAAGATCGCGCCTTGCTCAATCATGAGCGTTCCTGCGACGATGCGTCCGGTCAGTCTGCCGGTCGACGTGATGCGCACGAAGCCATCTGCTTGCACGAAGCCCTCCAGCTTGCCCGCGATGATCACATCCCGCGCCTTCAGCTCCTTGCAGTGGACCATTCCCTTCTCACCGACGGCCACCTCGCCTGTAGCATATAGGCTTCCGACGAATTCTCCCTCAATGCGGATGTCGGCCTGCGAGTTCATCTCTCCTTCCATGCGGCTTCCTTCTCCAATTAGCGTCACCGTACCGCTGGAGCGCTTGAAGCCTTTACCTGTAGCATTCGTCTTGCTTCTTCCGATGCCCATCATCATTTCGCAGTCTCCTTCTTCTCTCTGTTCTTCGGGAAATATGGCGCAGGGTCCGTGCTCTTGCCTCCGAGCAGCACCTCGTAATGCAGATGAGGCCCGGTACTGCGCCCGGTCGTGCCGAGCTTGCCGATGATGTCGCCCTTATCGACGCGCTGTCCCTTGCGGACTGACACGCTGTTCAGATGCATATACCATGTCTTCAGTCCATCGGAATGCTCGACGATCACATTATGACCATGCAGCTTGTCGTAGCCGACCTTCTCGACAACGCCGCGTGCGGTCGTGTAGATGGGGTCGTTCATTTTACCCCCGATATCGATGCCTCGATGGAAGCTGAGCTTGCGTGTAAAAGGGTCCCGCCGATAGCCGTAATTCGACGTCACAATCCGTGACACAGTCGGCCACAGCGTCGGCGTGCGGGCCAGCTGATCCTGCTTCGCCTGCAGCTGGAGCTTCGACTCGTTGAAGCGATCGGCCAGCTGGACGATCTCCTGCTCGAGCGCTGCATATGTCTGGCCAGTGGCAAGCGCGAGCTTCTGCACCTCCTCGTCTGAAGCCGGATATGCCGGGCCTCCCATTGCTTGCAGAGGCGAGGCCGAGCCGACTGCCGCAGTACCGTCGCGCTCTGCCCGCTTCAAGTCCCCGGGCGTCAGCTTCTGCAGATCCTGCTCCAGCTTCTTCATCGCTTCGACCTTGGAGTGGATATGTGCAGCTTGCTTGGAGAGCGAATAGATTTCGTTCTCCAGCTCCTCGATGCGCTGGTCCTTGCCGGCGAGCGCCTCCTCCAGCTGAGCAGCCTTGCCGTGCAGCTCGCTATTGTGCTGGAAGGTGGACGCGGCTGTATGTACGCGTGTCGTGTACACATAGACGGCGATCCCAATGAACAGGACGATAGCCGCTAGAGCGCCCGATACGGCAGCGCGGGACAGCTTAACACGAACGACGCTGCCATTCACCTCAGGGATAATGACGAACGTCAGCTTATTGCGAAACCACTTGAATGTCATGACGACTCCTTTCGATTCATTCGAGCCAAGCT
Above is a genomic segment from Paenibacillus sp. YYML68 containing:
- a CDS encoding polymer-forming cytoskeletal protein, with translation MMMGIGRSKTNATGKGFKRSSGTVTLIGEGSRMEGEMNSQADIRIEGEFVGSLYATGEVAVGEKGMVHCKELKARDVIIAGKLEGFVQADGFVRITSTGRLTGRIVAGTLMIEQGAIFEGQSLMTQPSALQLQPSETASESAAMLAASTAAGQAPEAAMTAAMAE
- a CDS encoding HAD family hydrolase, whose translation is MKQTILFDMDDTLIYCNKFFDLVMDQFADQMEAWFHSYKLSPADIKHTQSELDLQQVLVSGFSPDHFPRSFLLTYQHYSALTGRPESEQERLRLLELGASVYGHSIEPYPYMEQTLATLTAEGHELHLYTGGDTAIQMRKVKEAELDRFFNNRIHITRHKNIEFLDQLLDSLQADRSHTWMIGNSLRTDIMPALTCGIHAIFMPAEVEWSYNQIEVNVEPQGAYLTLSSLHMIPEAIREYVQTRTGA
- a CDS encoding M23 family metallopeptidase, which translates into the protein MTFKWFRNKLTFVIIPEVNGSVVRVKLSRAAVSGALAAIVLFIGIAVYVYTTRVHTAASTFQHNSELHGKAAQLEEALAGKDQRIEELENEIYSLSKQAAHIHSKVEAMKKLEQDLQKLTPGDLKRAERDGTAAVGSASPLQAMGGPAYPASDEEVQKLALATGQTYAALEQEIVQLADRFNESKLQLQAKQDQLARTPTLWPTVSRIVTSNYGYRRDPFTRKLSFHRGIDIGGKMNDPIYTTARGVVEKVGYDKLHGHNVIVEHSDGLKTWYMHLNSVSVRKGQRVDKGDIIGKLGTTGRSTGPHLHYEVLLGGKSTDPAPYFPKNREKKETAK
- a CDS encoding IS1634 family transposase produces the protein MALVYLKNKTNGITYVYESENYWDKDKQQSRSRRTCIGKLDPQTGAFIPSKRLNKPIKPSSSKADSTSVTESKRHYAGATFLLDAIGNKLGITADLKKCFPEQYDQMLSVAYYLILEDHNPLIRFPKWASTHKHPYGKDIPSQRSSELFASITEEGRERFFRLQGRRRTETEYWAYDTTTISSYSECLNQVKYGVNKEHDPIPQMNLALLFGEQSNLPFYYRKLPGNISDVQTVKSLIADMEFLDYKKIKLVMDRGFYSEANINALFQHHLKFLIGVKVSLKYVQSELETARTQLQKWENFNSDYDLFACSRTITWKYTQHRPYKGDVLEGERRAYLHLYFNKEKEAEDAMKLSRLLTRLKQELESGKRDPAHEKAYAKYFEVTSTPKRGAVIRPKQEAIDAAAKNYGYFAMLSNEIKDPIEALAVYRNKDLIEKAFGNLKERLNFRRMEVSSERSLDGKLFVEFVALIYLSYIKKEMQEKKLFQRYTMQGLLDELDVIECYERPGHDLRFGEITKRQRELYELLEVAPPSSL